One Triticum dicoccoides isolate Atlit2015 ecotype Zavitan chromosome 4B, WEW_v2.0, whole genome shotgun sequence genomic window carries:
- the LOC119291470 gene encoding probable serine/threonine-protein kinase PBL16: MGNCWFKGSPYFNRVSSNATKSESPKLQSPSERTEKDDSLLPSNPHEVEALRNDSARKNPLIAFTFEELKRITKNFRQDSVLGGGGFGRVYKGSVTNDLREGLSIEEPLRVAVKVHDGDNSFQGHREWLAEVIFLGQLSHPNLVKLVGYCCEDDHRVLVYELMPLGSVESHLFSRVMLPLPWATRMKIALGAARGLAFLHEAEKPVIYRDFKTSNILLDEEYNAKLSDFGLAKDGPVGDKSHVSTRIMGTYGYAAPEYIMTGHLTAMSDVYSYGVVLLELLTGRKSLDRSRPVREQTLTDWAFPLLAHRKKVLGIVDPRLAADDYPVKAVHKTAMLAYHCLSRNPKARPLMRDIVATLEPLQQQPQPQPELVMEVSPANDSGGGDGVGVR; this comes from the exons ATGGGTAACTGCTGGTTTAAAGGGAGTCCGTACTTCAACAGGGTTTCGTCCAATGCAACAAAGTCAG AATCTCCAAAATTGCAGAGCCCGTCGGAGAGGACCGAGAAGGACGATAGCCTGCTGCCCTCCAACCCACATGAGGTGGAGGCATTGCGCAACGATTCGGCTCGGAAGAACCCTCTGATAGCATTCACGTTCGAGGAGCTCAAGAGGATCACCAAGAACTTCAGGCAGGACTCGGTGCTTGGGGGAGGTGGCTTTGGCCGGGTCTACAAAGGGTCCGTCACCAATGATCTTCGCGAAGGGTTATCGATTGAGGAACCGCTGCGAGTTGCGGTCAAGGTCCATGATGGAGACAACAGCTTCCAAGGCCACAGGGAGTGGCTG GCTGAGGTCATTTTCCTTGGGCAGCTCTCACACCCAAATCTTGTGAAGTTGGTCGGTTATTGTTGCGAAGATGATCACCGGGTTCTCGTTTACGAGCTGATGCCCCTAGGGAGTGTGGAATCGCATTTATTTTCGA GGGTAATGCTGCCACTGCCATGGGCCACCAGAATGAAGATCGCACTTGGTGCGGCAAGGGGGCTTGCATTCCTGCACGAAGCTGAGAAGCCAGTCATTTACAGGGACTTCAAGACATCCAACATATTGCTCGACGAG GAGTACAACGCGAAGCTCTCTGACTTCGGGCTGGCGAAAGACGGGCCTGTCGGTGACAAGTCGCACGTCTCGACCCGCATCATGGGCACCTACGGCTACGCCGCCCCGGAGTACATCATGACAG GGCACCTGACGGCGATGAGCGACGTGTACAGCTACGGGGTGGTGCTGCTGGAGCTGCTGACGGGGCGCAAGTCGCTGGACAGGTCGAGGCCGGTGAGGGAGCAGACGCTGACGGACTGGGCCTTCCCGCTGCTGGCGCATAGGAAGAAGGTGCTGGGTATCGTCGACCCCAGGCTCGCCGCCGATGACTACCCCGTCAAGGCCGTGCACAAGACGGCCATGCTCGCCTACCACTGCCTCAGTCGCAACCCCAAGGCCAGGCCGCTCATGCGCGACATCgtcgccacccttgagcccctgcagcagcagccgcagccgcagccAGAGCTGGTGATGGAGGTGAGCCCGGCCAACGACTCTGGTGGCGGTGACGGCGTGGGTGTTCGGTGA